CGGCCGCTACCCTGATCGGCGGCACCTCCGCCTGGACCGCCGCGGGCAACCCGGTGAACCGGCCGGCGGGCGCCCGCAGGGTGTGGGCGATGGACCGTCAGGTCCGCCTGGTGGCCGGCTCCCTGGTCGCCGTCGGCGTGCTGCTCGACCTGGCCGTCCCGGGCCTGCGCTGGGTCTCCGCCGCGGTCGGCGGCGGGCTGGTCTTCTCCGCCCTGAGCAACACCTGCGCGATGGGCAACCTCCTCGGCCGGCTCCCCTTCAACCGCGGCACGGCGAGCTGCGACCTGGACACCACGCTCGCCGCGCTGAAGAGGTAGCGGGGAACACGTCGACCATGTCGACACCGCCCACACCGCCGATCGCGGCCTCCCTCGCGGCCCGGCCCGCCGTGCGCCTCGGACTGCGGGCGAACCGTTCGCAGTTCACCCTCCTCGTCGTGGTCAACCTCTGCGTCGGCGGGCTGGTCGGCCTGGAACGGACCACCGTGCCGCTGATCGGCACCGAGGTGTTCCGGCTGGCCGACGACCTCGCGGTCTTCTCCTTCATCGCCGCCTTCGGCGTCACCAAGGCGCTCACCAACCTGGCCGCGGGCGCGCTCACGGCCAGGTTCCGGCGCAGGCGGCTGCTGCTGGCGGGCTGGCTGGCCGGCGTCCCGGTGCCCTTCGTGCTGGCCTGGGCGCCGTCCTGGGGCTGGATCGTGGCGGCGAACGTGCTGCTCGGTCTCAACCAGGGGCTGGCCTGGTCGATGACGGTCAACATGAAGATCGACCTGGTCGGGCCGGCCCGCCGGGGGCTGGCCACCGGGCTGAACGAGGCCGCCGGCTACACCGCCGTCGGCGCGACCGCCCTGGTCACCGGCTATCTCGCGACCGCTTACGGGCTGCGCCCCGCCCCCGAACTCCTCGGCGTCCTCTTCCTGGCCGCCGGGCTCGGGCTCTCCCTGGTGGTCCGGGACACCGGCGCCCATGCGGCGCTCGAACTGGCCCGGCACGGCGGCCCGCCGGCCCGGCGTGCCGGGGCCGGCTTCGGCGCCGTCTTCGCCGAGACCTCCTGGCGCGACCGCTCGCTGCGCGGCGCCAGCCAGGCCGGTCTTGTCAACAACCTCAACGACGGCCTCACCTGGGGCGTCTTCCCGCTGCTCTTCACCGGCCACGGGCTCGGCCTGGCCGCCGTCGGACTGATCAAGGGCCTGTACCCGATCCTGTGGGGTCTCGGCCAGGTGCCCACCGGCCACCTCGCGGACCGCGTCGGCCGCAAGCCCCTGATCGTCGCCGGCATGCTGGTGCAGTCCGCCGGCTTCGTCCTCGCCCTCGCGCTGATCGGCCATCCGCTCTTCGCCGGGATCGCCTCGGCGGTGCTCCTCGGTCTCGGCACCGCCATGGTCTACCCGGCCCTGCTGGCCTCGGTCTCCGACCACGCCCATCCCGCCCACCGGGCCAACGCCCTCGGCACGTACCGGTTCTGGCGGGACATCGGCTACGCCGCGGGCGCCGTGGTCGCCGGTCTGCTGGCCGACACCCTCGGGCTGGACGCGACCGTCATCGCCGCCGCCGCGCTGACCGCGGGCTCCGGGCTGCTCGCCGCCCGCTGGATCGTCTGACGCCCGTCCCTCGACGCACCGAGCGCATGCCAATGGCACACGCCCCCGGAATCGCAACCGTAGCCGGGGAGGCTCGTTAGGGCTGGCATAGCGCTGGGGCGGCCGGAGGCGGCGCGAGGGGAGCAGGAACGTTCCCTCGGGCCCGCGTCGCGGCGTTCCCCAGGTATGTGGCCTACCTGCCCTCGGTACCGGACGCACGTCGCTGGAGCTGCCATGACATCCGACCGCCCGACACCCCGCCCACCGCTGCACAAGCTGTTCGCGGTCTCCCGGGAGCTGGCCGACACCCTCGAACTCTGGGCCGAGGTGGCCGGCACCCGTACGGTCGGCCCCGGCGCCCGGTTGATCGTGCAGTTCGACCGGGCGGCCACGCTGGGCACGCCGACCCTGGTGATGGCCACCATCCCGCTCGGCCACGAGGCGGCCGCGCAGCTCACCGCCGTGGTCCGACAAGGCCTCGACCAGCTCGGCTGATCCCGGGGTCGCCGCCGGCCTCGGTGACGGTGGCGGCCTCGGTGACGGTGGCGGGCCCGGCGCCGGTCCGCTGCGGCCGGCCCGGCAGGCAGGCCGCGCACGTGCCGGCCAGGATCAGTCCGCAGCCGGCCCAGGCGGCGGGGGAGAGGCGCTCGTGCAGCGCCAGCACCCCGATCAGCGCCGCGGCCAGCGGTTCGGCTAGGCTGAGGGTCCCGGCCGTGGTGGCCCGGACCCGGCGGAGGCCCGCCGTGAAGAGCCGGTACGCCGCCGCGGTCGCGACCAGGCCGAGCCAGCCGACCAGGGCGAGGCCGCGGCCGTCGTGGACCGGCGCCGGGCCCGCGACCATCCAGGGCAGCAGCGGGACGGCCCCCGCCAGCAGCGAGATCGCGGACAGCGCGGGCAGGTCGGCGGCGGGGTTCGCGGTGGCCAGCCGCTTCGCGAAGACCGTGTACAGGCCGTAGCAGGCGCCCGCGGTCACGGCGAGGAGGAGGCCCAGCGGGTCCACCCGTGCCGCGCCCGGGGCGAGCAGCAGGGCGCAGCCGGCCACCGCCGCGACCGTCCCGGCGAGCCAGCCCGCGCCGGTCCGCTCGCCGGACACCCAGCGGGCGCACAGCCCCGTCGCGGCCGGCGCGGTGCCCAGCGCGATCACCGTGGCCAGGGCCGCCCCGGTGCGGGCCACCGAGGAGAGGAAGGCCGCCTGGTACAGCCCGGTCGAGAGGGCGCAGACCAGCAGCGGCCGCAGCACCGTCCGCAGCACGGCCCGGCTCGCGAGGGCCCGCAGCCGGCCCGGGCGGACGGTGAGCGCGGCCAGCGCCAGCCCGCCGACCAGCAGCCGCCAGCCGCCCAGCGCCACCGGGGAGAGGTCGCCGCCCGCGAGCAGCTGGGCGGGGCCCACGGTGCCCCACAGCACTGCCGCGCCGAGCACCAGGGCCATGCCGGCCGGGGTGCCGTTCCTTCGTGCATCCATGGCCCGGGAGACTAGGCAGAACAGCAGGCCTGCGGGGCGACCGCCGTATGTCGTTCGGCATACCATGGATTTCGTGGAACTTGATGCGCTGGACC
This DNA window, taken from Phaeacidiphilus oryzae TH49, encodes the following:
- a CDS encoding rhodanese-like domain-containing protein; amino-acid sequence: MPTPNTATAVSSALTADQLRSRLEQLTVIDVRSPGEYASGHVPGAHNIPLDRLKQALPALRDAAGRGELAVVCASGSRSQTACKQLAEAGIPAATLIGGTSAWTAAGNPVNRPAGARRVWAMDRQVRLVAGSLVAVGVLLDLAVPGLRWVSAAVGGGLVFSALSNTCAMGNLLGRLPFNRGTASCDLDTTLAALKR
- a CDS encoding MFS transporter, which codes for MSTPPTPPIAASLAARPAVRLGLRANRSQFTLLVVVNLCVGGLVGLERTTVPLIGTEVFRLADDLAVFSFIAAFGVTKALTNLAAGALTARFRRRRLLLAGWLAGVPVPFVLAWAPSWGWIVAANVLLGLNQGLAWSMTVNMKIDLVGPARRGLATGLNEAAGYTAVGATALVTGYLATAYGLRPAPELLGVLFLAAGLGLSLVVRDTGAHAALELARHGGPPARRAGAGFGAVFAETSWRDRSLRGASQAGLVNNLNDGLTWGVFPLLFTGHGLGLAAVGLIKGLYPILWGLGQVPTGHLADRVGRKPLIVAGMLVQSAGFVLALALIGHPLFAGIASAVLLGLGTAMVYPALLASVSDHAHPAHRANALGTYRFWRDIGYAAGAVVAGLLADTLGLDATVIAAAALTAGSGLLAARWIV
- a CDS encoding DMT family transporter: MDARRNGTPAGMALVLGAAVLWGTVGPAQLLAGGDLSPVALGGWRLLVGGLALAALTVRPGRLRALASRAVLRTVLRPLLVCALSTGLYQAAFLSSVARTGAALATVIALGTAPAATGLCARWVSGERTGAGWLAGTVAAVAGCALLLAPGAARVDPLGLLLAVTAGACYGLYTVFAKRLATANPAADLPALSAISLLAGAVPLLPWMVAGPAPVHDGRGLALVGWLGLVATAAAYRLFTAGLRRVRATTAGTLSLAEPLAAALIGVLALHERLSPAAWAGCGLILAGTCAACLPGRPQRTGAGPATVTEAATVTEAGGDPGISRAGRGLVGPRR